The genomic stretch AGGAAGGCAAAATCGACTTTGGCATCGTACATATGCCAGCTGCTGATCGTCTGCTTGATTTTCGAACAAGTATGCCGCTTCAGGATATTCTCGTTGGTGGTCGTGCATACGCAGCGCTCGGCAGCGACGGTATGAAGCTTGAGGCGATTAGCAGCTACCCTTTGCTGCTGCTGGAAAAAGGAGCAAGCACACGCTGTTTTCTTGATGAATATGCCAAGGCCTCCGGCACCATGCTGAGCCCTGAGCTTGAGCTGGGCAGCTTCGATTTGCTTGCGCAATTCGCCAGAAGCGGATTCGGGCTCGCTTTTCTCATTCGCGAATATGTGATTGAGGAGCTGTCCACAGGCGAGCTTATTGAGATTCCGCTCCAGCCTCCTCTACCTTCGCGCAGCATCGGCATTGCTACGCTGCGCGGTGTTCCACTCTCCGCTGCAGCGAAACGGTTTCTTGAGTTGCTTCCTTAATGCAGGAATTTTCAAAGTATATTATTTCGCATCGCGTCTGCCGTAGCTGGCTGCAAAATATTTCATTTTGTTGTAGGCTTCTGGATCAAGCTGCTTAAGCGGATGAAACTGCGGGTGGTTGGAGTTCACCTCAAGCACCCACAGCT from Paenibacillus sp. FSL H8-0548 encodes the following:
- a CDS encoding LysR family transcriptional regulator; the encoded protein is MIVNMEWYRVFYWTAKTGSLSRAAEKLYITQPAVTHTIKQLEAKLGGQLFFRMAKGVKLTAEGEVLFQYIEQAYSFMETGERMLAEMHNLQSGEISIGASDTLCKHYLMPYLEQFHTAYPDIRIRVTNRTTPETISLLKEGKIDFGIVHMPAADRLLDFRTSMPLQDILVGGRAYAALGSDGMKLEAISSYPLLLLEKGASTRCFLDEYAKASGTMLSPELELGSFDLLAQFARSGFGLAFLIREYVIEELSTGELIEIPLQPPLPSRSIGIATLRGVPLSAAAKRFLELLP